CCGTTTCTTTGGTTTTAAGCGGAAAAGGCCAAGTTGCTGAGGCAACCCGAAAAAAAGTCCTGGAAGCAGCACGTAAGCTGGGTTATCGCCCCAATATCCTTGCTCGCCATTTGGTCAAGGGCAAAACCAATACCGTTCTTCTTTGCGCTTTCATCAGAGGGGAAAAACTTTCCACTTTTTACGGCAACCTGCTGAATAGTTTATTAACCGCTGTTTCTGCTCAGGGTTACTACCTGCAAATAGTGGTTAAAGGGGAATTTTATAACGGACATCCCTTGGACAAACGAGAAGCTCTTTTGAATATTGCCCACAATCGGCTTTTTGAGGGATTGATTATTCTTTCTCACTGGCCAGTTCATTATTCAGAAGTCAGCGAGCTTGTGAAGGAAAAGTTTCCCTTTGTAGTGGTTAACCAGAGAGTAGAAGGAGATGGAGTGAGTTATGTTGATATAGACCACTACCAGGGAGCAAGGGAAGCAGTTGCCTACCTCATAAAAGAGGGTCACCGTCGTATTGCGCATATTCGTGGTCCGGAAGATCACCGCCATGCTGAAGAGAGGTACCGTGCCTATATGGATACCTTGCTTGAACACGGGATTGAGCTTCGCAAGGAGTATATAGCTTTCGGGAATTTTAGAAGATTGAGTGGTCGGGAAGCTATGGAGGAATTACTCAAGACCAACCCTCTACCTACTGCTCTTTTCGCTGCCAACGATAAGATGGCTATTGGA
This portion of the Thermatribacter velox genome encodes:
- a CDS encoding LacI family DNA-binding transcriptional regulator is translated as MPVTIKDVARLAGVSPATVSLVLSGKGQVAEATRKKVLEAARKLGYRPNILARHLVKGKTNTVLLCAFIRGEKLSTFYGNLLNSLLTAVSAQGYYLQIVVKGEFYNGHPLDKREALLNIAHNRLFEGLIILSHWPVHYSEVSELVKEKFPFVVVNQRVEGDGVSYVDIDHYQGAREAVAYLIKEGHRRIAHIRGPEDHRHAEERYRAYMDTLLEHGIELRKEYIAFGNFRRLSGREAMEELLKTNPLPTALFAANDKMAIGALQVAKEKGIRVPDDLAIVGFDGIEAVKYTDPPIPTVEQPLEELGKEAAEILVGKIKGGEAKRVILPCRLKVWD